The following coding sequences are from one Lipingzhangella halophila window:
- the ectA gene encoding diaminobutyrate acetyltransferase encodes MPHEHTNPKTRDRPAAGDHPTVVTDGVGAGDVRLAPPSLDDGRHLWRLAGAAGLDLNSPYAYLLWCRDFAQTSVAAHDSRGELRGFVTGFLRPDSPGTYFLWQVAVDPDFQGRRLARRMLDHIGDRIVANGVTHLEATVTPDNAASRALFASFARDRDAPLEWEPLFEHDHFPHEGTDGHEPEELVRIGPLR; translated from the coding sequence GTGCCCCATGAACATACGAACCCCAAGACCCGCGACCGACCCGCAGCCGGGGATCACCCGACAGTAGTCACGGACGGCGTGGGAGCCGGCGACGTGCGCCTGGCGCCGCCGTCGTTGGACGACGGCCGGCACTTGTGGCGGCTCGCCGGCGCCGCGGGGCTTGACCTGAACTCTCCGTACGCCTACTTGCTGTGGTGCAGGGACTTCGCCCAGACATCCGTCGCCGCCCACGACTCCCGGGGTGAGCTACGCGGATTCGTCACCGGGTTTCTGCGGCCGGACAGTCCGGGCACGTACTTCCTCTGGCAGGTCGCGGTCGACCCGGACTTCCAGGGAAGGCGGCTGGCCCGCCGGATGCTGGACCACATCGGGGACCGCATTGTCGCGAACGGCGTCACCCATCTGGAGGCCACGGTCACCCCGGACAACGCCGCTTCCCGCGCGCTGTTCGCCTCGTTCGCACGAGACCGCGACGCGCCCCTGGAGTGGGAACCCCTGTTCGAACACGACCATTTCCCGCACGAAGGAACCGATGGCCACGAGCCCGAGGAGCTCGTGCGGATCGGACCGCTGCGCTGA
- the ehuB gene encoding ectoine/hydroxyectoine ABC transporter substrate-binding protein EhuB, whose product MRKIRGSGVDRRRFLAGMGGAGLAAVAGPALLGGCSRVGTGNTMDRIQSQGYVNVGFANEAPYGYIDLETGELTGESPELARAIFAEFGIDDLRGVPVQFDGLIPGLVGGQFDMVSAGMAITPERCAEVDFTNPEYLSRTAFLVPEGNPEGIEQFHAFVDNPDLTLGVMNATIEQNTAETIGIPGSQVQTAPDTSSAFELLETGRIDAVALTAISLRWMLDVRGGPYQVTEPFFPVIDGEEEISGGGYAIRQEDDELREAFNEKLEEFKDSGRLLEILKPFGFSAGELPGDLTAAELCEG is encoded by the coding sequence ATGAGGAAAATCAGAGGGAGCGGTGTCGACCGGCGCCGTTTCCTGGCAGGGATGGGCGGTGCCGGGCTCGCCGCGGTGGCGGGGCCCGCGCTGTTGGGCGGGTGTTCCCGGGTCGGTACCGGCAACACCATGGACCGCATCCAGAGCCAGGGCTATGTCAACGTCGGGTTCGCCAACGAGGCCCCCTACGGCTACATCGACCTGGAAACCGGTGAGCTCACCGGTGAGTCCCCCGAGCTGGCCAGGGCGATCTTCGCCGAGTTCGGCATCGATGACCTCCGGGGCGTTCCGGTCCAGTTCGACGGGCTGATCCCGGGGCTGGTCGGCGGCCAGTTCGACATGGTCTCCGCCGGCATGGCCATCACTCCGGAGCGCTGCGCGGAGGTCGACTTCACCAACCCGGAGTACCTGAGTCGCACGGCCTTCCTCGTTCCCGAAGGCAACCCCGAGGGGATCGAGCAGTTCCACGCTTTCGTCGACAACCCCGATCTCACCCTTGGCGTCATGAACGCCACCATCGAGCAGAACACGGCCGAGACGATCGGGATCCCCGGGAGCCAGGTGCAGACCGCGCCCGACACGTCGAGCGCCTTCGAGCTGCTGGAGACCGGTCGCATCGACGCGGTGGCGCTCACCGCGATCTCGTTGCGGTGGATGCTCGACGTGCGTGGGGGCCCCTACCAGGTGACCGAGCCCTTCTTCCCCGTCATCGACGGGGAGGAGGAGATCAGCGGTGGCGGGTACGCCATCCGGCAGGAGGACGACGAACTGCGCGAAGCCTTCAACGAGAAGCTGGAGGAGTTCAAGGACAGCGGTCGGCTCCTGGAGATCCTCAAGCCGTTCGGCTTTTCCGCCGGTGAACTCCCCGGTGACCTGACGGCCGCGGAACTGTGCGAAGGCTGA
- the ehuC gene encoding ectoine/hydroxyectoine ABC transporter permease subunit EhuC codes for MAFFTDSLPIYLNGAWYTLMITVGGCALAFVLSMVVGIIGSMRSALARVVATVYVEVFRGVAALVLMFWLFYAMPLLIGYRMEPVLAAILALGLNVGAYGAENVRGAIKAVPRGQYEATIALNFEPVQRMRLVILPQAWAQMLPTFGNLIIELMKGSAVVSLISVSDLTFVAQQMRTFTGQTVLAFLGALVMYFILAQVFQFLMRLAERRANRRLGRVPDKPVRKKAASAAAGSARGGEA; via the coding sequence ATGGCATTCTTCACCGATTCACTACCGATCTATCTCAACGGCGCCTGGTACACGCTGATGATCACGGTCGGCGGCTGCGCGCTCGCGTTCGTGCTCTCGATGGTCGTCGGCATCATCGGTTCGATGCGCAGTGCGCTCGCCCGGGTGGTCGCCACGGTCTACGTGGAGGTGTTCCGCGGGGTCGCGGCACTGGTCCTGATGTTCTGGTTGTTCTACGCGATGCCGCTGTTGATCGGGTACCGGATGGAGCCGGTGCTCGCGGCCATCCTGGCGCTGGGTCTGAACGTCGGCGCGTACGGCGCCGAGAACGTGCGCGGCGCGATCAAGGCGGTCCCGCGGGGGCAGTACGAGGCCACGATCGCGCTCAACTTCGAGCCGGTGCAGCGCATGCGCCTGGTGATCCTGCCCCAGGCGTGGGCGCAGATGCTCCCGACGTTCGGCAACCTGATCATCGAGCTGATGAAGGGCAGCGCCGTTGTCTCGCTGATCTCGGTGTCGGACCTGACCTTCGTGGCCCAGCAGATGCGCACCTTCACCGGTCAAACGGTGCTGGCCTTCCTCGGCGCGCTTGTCATGTACTTCATCCTCGCCCAGGTGTTCCAGTTCCTCATGCGCCTGGCGGAGCGCCGTGCCAACCGGCGCCTCGGCCGCGTGCCGGACAAGCCGGTGCGCAAGAAGGCGGCTTCCGCGGCGGCCGGCTCGGCGAGGGGCGGTGAGGCGTGA
- the ectB gene encoding diaminobutyrate--2-oxoglutarate transaminase, with amino-acid sequence MEIFDRLESEVRSYCRSWPVVFNEARGSYIYDESGRPYLDFFAGAGSLNYGHNHPELKSKLIEYLMSDSIVHSLDAYSTAKRDFLQTFSETILEPRGLDYKVQFPGPAGNNAVEAALKLARKYTGRETIVSFTKGFHGMTLGALAVTGNSMKRGGAGVPLSHAATMPFDNYMDGQTPDFLWLRSLLEDSGSGLDRPAAVIVETVQGEGGINVASAEWLRGLAELCEEYELLLIVDDIQMGCGRTGPFFSFEEAGIKPDIVTLSKSISGYGNPMALTLFKRELDVWEPGEHNGTFRGPNPAFVTGTAALNTFWRDDELQKATVAKGELIEARLSAIAEEHADAGAQVRGRGMARGLAFEREDLANEVSREAFERGLLLETSGPEDEVVKLLPPLTATEQELEQGLDIIAEATRAAVKVAQPA; translated from the coding sequence ATGGAGATCTTCGACCGCCTCGAGTCCGAAGTCCGCAGCTATTGCCGTAGCTGGCCGGTCGTCTTCAACGAGGCGCGGGGCAGCTACATCTACGACGAGTCGGGACGTCCTTACCTCGACTTCTTCGCGGGTGCCGGCTCACTCAACTACGGACACAACCACCCGGAGCTGAAATCCAAACTGATCGAGTACCTCATGAGCGACTCGATCGTGCACAGCCTGGACGCCTACAGCACCGCGAAACGGGACTTCCTGCAGACGTTCAGCGAGACCATCCTGGAGCCGCGTGGCCTGGACTACAAGGTCCAGTTCCCCGGCCCCGCCGGAAACAACGCGGTCGAGGCCGCGCTGAAGCTCGCCCGTAAGTACACCGGCCGCGAGACCATCGTCAGCTTCACCAAGGGTTTCCACGGCATGACGCTGGGCGCGCTCGCCGTAACCGGAAACTCGATGAAGCGCGGCGGCGCCGGAGTGCCGCTGAGCCACGCGGCGACCATGCCGTTCGACAACTACATGGACGGCCAGACCCCGGACTTCCTGTGGCTGCGCAGTCTCCTGGAGGACAGCGGAAGCGGGTTGGACCGGCCGGCCGCGGTCATCGTGGAGACCGTGCAGGGCGAGGGCGGAATCAACGTGGCCAGCGCCGAATGGCTGCGTGGCCTCGCCGAGCTCTGCGAGGAGTACGAGCTGTTGCTGATCGTGGATGACATCCAGATGGGCTGCGGCCGTACCGGACCGTTCTTCAGCTTCGAGGAGGCCGGCATCAAGCCGGACATCGTCACCCTCTCGAAGTCGATCAGCGGTTACGGGAACCCGATGGCGCTGACCCTGTTCAAGCGGGAGCTGGACGTCTGGGAACCCGGTGAGCACAACGGAACCTTCCGCGGCCCCAACCCTGCTTTTGTCACCGGCACCGCCGCGCTCAACACGTTCTGGCGCGACGACGAGCTGCAGAAGGCCACCGTCGCCAAGGGCGAACTCATCGAGGCGCGGCTGAGCGCCATCGCCGAGGAGCACGCCGACGCCGGTGCGCAGGTCCGGGGCCGGGGTATGGCCCGCGGGCTCGCCTTCGAGCGGGAAGACCTCGCCAACGAGGTGAGCAGGGAAGCTTTCGAGCGCGGGCTGCTGCTGGAGACCTCCGGCCCGGAGGACGAAGTTGTCAAGCTGCTCCCGCCGCTCACCGCGACCGAGCAGGAACTGGAGCAGGGGCTCGACATCATCGCCGAGGCGACCCGCGCGGCGGTCAAGGTGGCTCAACCGGCCTGA
- a CDS encoding ectoine synthase: MIVRSLDEIDGTERDIQTPTWRSRRIVLAKEGVGFSFHETVLYAGTETRMWYANHIELVHCIEGEAEVVNEETGETHVITPGTLYLLDGHEHHIVRPKTDFRVLCVFNPPVTGREVHDENGVYPLLSEDDVEAAASS, translated from the coding sequence GTGATCGTTCGCAGCCTGGATGAGATCGACGGCACCGAGCGTGACATCCAGACCCCCACCTGGCGCAGCCGCCGGATTGTTCTGGCCAAGGAAGGCGTCGGCTTCTCGTTCCACGAGACCGTGCTGTACGCCGGAACCGAGACGCGCATGTGGTACGCCAACCACATCGAGTTGGTGCACTGCATCGAGGGTGAGGCCGAGGTGGTCAACGAGGAGACCGGCGAGACCCACGTGATCACGCCGGGCACGCTGTACCTCCTTGATGGGCACGAGCATCACATTGTCCGGCCGAAGACGGACTTCCGTGTGCTGTGCGTCTTCAACCCGCCGGTGACCGGGCGCGAGGTGCACGACGAGAACGGCGTGTATCCGCTGCTCTCCGAAGACGACGTGGAGGCCGCGGCGTCCAGCTAG
- a CDS encoding copper resistance CopC family protein has protein sequence MQTPPAVRRSVVLIPATTAALLLGLAAAPAALAHNTLISSSPEDGETLDSAPEEVTLTFSDEVQSGDGTAGGTQDDGAASEGSEGSANAIVVTGPGGETYEEGEVRVDGDTASIGLGPLEAAGEHTIAYRVVSADGHPVEDELTFTLSQDGAAVQSGAGAGDEADGNGGGEDAGDAAADDSDADQDGSAAPANLMSTYGPIGGVVVAIALVAMIIILIVRMRNRPEQGGYDT, from the coding sequence ATGCAGACCCCACCCGCGGTACGCCGCTCCGTCGTCCTGATTCCCGCCACCACCGCCGCGCTGCTGCTGGGACTCGCCGCGGCGCCCGCGGCTCTCGCGCACAACACCCTCATCAGTTCCTCCCCCGAGGATGGCGAGACCCTCGACAGTGCCCCCGAGGAGGTCACGCTCACGTTCAGTGATGAGGTCCAGAGCGGAGACGGCACCGCCGGGGGGACACAGGACGACGGCGCCGCCTCCGAGGGGTCGGAGGGTTCCGCCAACGCCATCGTCGTCACGGGCCCCGGTGGGGAGACCTACGAGGAGGGCGAAGTCCGGGTCGACGGCGACACAGCCTCGATCGGCCTGGGTCCGCTCGAAGCCGCGGGGGAGCACACCATCGCCTACCGCGTCGTCTCCGCCGACGGCCACCCGGTCGAGGACGAGCTCACGTTCACCCTCAGCCAGGACGGTGCCGCCGTACAGTCCGGGGCCGGTGCGGGCGACGAGGCAGACGGCAATGGCGGCGGTGAGGACGCGGGCGACGCCGCCGCGGACGATTCGGACGCGGATCAGGACGGGAGCGCCGCGCCGGCCAACCTGATGTCCACCTACGGCCCGATAGGCGGCGTGGTCGTGGCCATCGCGCTCGTGGCGATGATCATCATCCTGATCGTGCGGATGCGCAACCGCCCGGAGCAGGGAGGATATGACACGTAG
- the thpD gene encoding ectoine hydroxylase — protein sequence MSTLTTDFEQPTMDDYPTRKDSTPALLYRRDPVVWGERDDGPIDQKSLDRYDDAGYLQFESLISADEVQVYRDELRRLSEEPQLRSDERVVVEPSLDEVRSVFEVHKISDVFADLVRDPRVVGRARQILGSDVYVHQSRVNYKPGFGGGDFFWHSDFETWHAEDGMPRMRAVSISIALTDNYVHNGALMIMPGSHRTFVSCTGQTPEDHYRESLRKQEIGTPDQSSLSILAEKHGIDVLTGAAGGATMFDSNCMHGSGGNITPFPRSNIFVVFNSVHNACTKPYAAPGRRPAFIAARDFTPVR from the coding sequence ATGAGTACGTTGACGACTGATTTCGAGCAGCCGACCATGGACGACTACCCGACCCGAAAGGACAGCACCCCGGCACTGCTCTACCGCCGGGACCCAGTGGTCTGGGGCGAGAGAGACGACGGCCCCATCGACCAGAAGAGCCTGGACCGGTACGACGACGCCGGTTATCTGCAGTTCGAGTCCCTTATCAGCGCGGACGAGGTGCAGGTATACCGCGATGAGCTGCGGCGCCTCAGCGAGGAGCCGCAACTGAGGTCCGACGAGCGGGTCGTCGTCGAGCCGTCCCTCGATGAGGTCCGCTCCGTCTTCGAGGTGCACAAGATCAGCGATGTCTTCGCCGACCTGGTGCGCGATCCGCGCGTGGTCGGCCGGGCACGCCAGATCCTGGGCTCCGACGTCTACGTGCACCAGAGCCGGGTCAACTACAAGCCCGGCTTCGGCGGCGGGGACTTCTTCTGGCACTCGGACTTCGAGACCTGGCACGCCGAGGACGGTATGCCCCGGATGCGTGCCGTGAGCATCTCCATCGCGCTCACCGACAACTACGTGCACAACGGTGCCCTGATGATCATGCCGGGATCGCACCGGACGTTCGTGTCCTGCACGGGCCAGACGCCCGAGGACCACTACCGCGAGTCGCTGCGCAAGCAGGAGATCGGGACGCCCGACCAGAGCAGCCTGTCCATCCTCGCGGAGAAGCACGGTATCGACGTGCTGACCGGAGCCGCCGGCGGCGCCACGATGTTCGACTCCAACTGCATGCACGGCTCGGGAGGCAACATCACGCCGTTCCCGCGGTCGAACATCTTCGTTGTGTTCAACAGCGTGCACAACGCCTGTACGAAACCCTACGCCGCTCCCGGCCGCCGCCCGGCGTTCATCGCCGCGCGGGACTTCACGCCGGTGCGCTGA
- the ehuD gene encoding ectoine/hydroxyectoine ABC transporter permease subunit EhuD: MFDWGFVGQAMPDLLTGLQYTVLATALGYVLALVLGLLVAMIRRDAPRVLATTVFWVMEFIRSTPLLVQLFFVFYVLPTIGISLSPLTAGVIALGVHYAAYTAEVYRSGLDGVPKGQWEAARALNLPSRRTWAAVILPQAIRRVIPALGNYLIAMFKDTPLLFAITVPELLFQANRLGGENFKYLETISAVGVLFIAVSALSAVGIRFLERRYAAV; the protein is encoded by the coding sequence ATGTTCGACTGGGGATTCGTCGGTCAGGCCATGCCGGACCTGCTGACCGGACTGCAGTACACGGTCCTGGCGACCGCGTTGGGCTACGTGCTCGCGCTGGTGCTCGGGCTGCTGGTCGCCATGATCCGCAGGGACGCGCCGCGGGTGCTCGCCACGACGGTCTTCTGGGTCATGGAGTTCATCCGGAGCACACCGCTGCTGGTGCAGCTCTTCTTCGTGTTCTACGTGCTGCCGACGATCGGCATCTCGCTCAGCCCGCTGACGGCGGGCGTCATCGCCCTCGGCGTGCACTACGCCGCCTACACGGCGGAGGTGTACCGCTCCGGGCTCGACGGCGTGCCGAAGGGCCAGTGGGAGGCCGCCCGGGCGTTGAACCTGCCGAGCCGCCGCACCTGGGCGGCGGTGATCCTGCCGCAGGCGATCCGCCGGGTCATCCCCGCCCTGGGCAACTACCTCATCGCGATGTTCAAGGACACGCCCCTGCTGTTCGCCATCACCGTGCCGGAGCTGCTGTTCCAGGCCAACCGGCTCGGCGGCGAGAACTTCAAGTACCTAGAGACAATCTCCGCGGTCGGCGTGCTCTTCATCGCCGTGAGTGCGCTCTCCGCGGTCGGTATCCGATTCCTGGAGCGACGCTATGCCGCAGTCTGA
- a CDS encoding PP2C family protein-serine/threonine phosphatase has product MGVAGGEVTVTALTHRGAVRPANEDAVVMGALTVASANMTMPVRSVLPLSEPVIIAVADGLGGHAAGEIASEHAVHRMAEMSSRLASPDDVDILLKNVDEEIKDHATQHAEFSGMGTTVAGMLLVPDANYWFNVGDSRTYRIEGSQLRQLSEDDSPPLPPSDDGKPVTTNFITQSLGGSGSTAMAPHVGKDTEPDPSAWIMCSDGLSDLVSTEEMERIIAEAGSDEAAVHALWQAAMEGGGRDNISIIIARRV; this is encoded by the coding sequence ATGGGTGTCGCTGGTGGGGAAGTCACGGTCACGGCCCTCACGCACCGGGGTGCTGTACGTCCAGCCAACGAGGACGCCGTGGTCATGGGAGCGCTTACCGTCGCCAGCGCAAATATGACGATGCCGGTGCGCTCCGTTCTGCCGCTGAGCGAGCCGGTGATCATCGCGGTCGCCGACGGGCTCGGTGGGCACGCCGCAGGTGAGATCGCCTCCGAGCATGCCGTGCACCGCATGGCCGAGATGAGTTCGCGGCTCGCCAGTCCCGACGACGTCGACATTCTGCTGAAGAATGTCGACGAGGAGATCAAGGACCACGCGACCCAGCACGCGGAGTTCTCCGGTATGGGAACGACCGTGGCGGGGATGCTGCTCGTGCCCGACGCGAACTACTGGTTCAACGTCGGTGACTCCCGCACGTACCGTATCGAGGGCAGTCAGCTTCGCCAGCTTTCCGAGGACGACTCACCGCCCCTCCCGCCGTCGGACGACGGCAAGCCGGTCACGACGAACTTCATCACCCAGTCGCTCGGGGGCAGCGGCAGCACCGCAATGGCGCCGCACGTTGGCAAGGACACCGAACCGGATCCGTCGGCCTGGATCATGTGCAGCGACGGCCTCTCGGACCTGGTGTCCACCGAGGAGATGGAGCGCATCATCGCCGAGGCCGGCAGCGACGAGGCCGCGGTGCACGCGCTCTGGCAGGCGGCCATGGAGGGCGGCGGCCGCGACAACATCAGCATCATCATCGCCCGTCGGGTCTGA
- a CDS encoding WhiB family transcriptional regulator — MNRLYHESEDWVEQGACRQYDPELFFPVSTTGPGRHDAELAKAICQTCTVRQECLRWALRAGEPHGVWGGTTPEERRYMRRDLVPAG; from the coding sequence GTGAACCGCCTGTATCACGAGAGCGAAGACTGGGTCGAGCAGGGCGCGTGCCGCCAGTACGACCCGGAGCTGTTCTTCCCGGTGAGCACCACCGGCCCGGGCCGGCACGACGCCGAGCTCGCCAAAGCCATATGTCAGACGTGCACCGTGCGCCAAGAGTGCCTGCGGTGGGCCCTGCGCGCCGGTGAGCCCCATGGGGTTTGGGGTGGGACCACCCCCGAGGAACGCCGCTACATGCGCCGGGACCTCGTCCCCGCCGGCTGA